In Longimicrobiaceae bacterium, one genomic interval encodes:
- a CDS encoding ATP-binding cassette domain-containing protein, which yields MAHALLLDGVSKRYAGHTAVDNLCLEVPPGTIYGILGPNGAGKSSTLRMVMNIIIRDSGTVSLLGADPERDRSVLRRVGYLPEERGLYRKMRVLDVIVFFAELKGLDRRTARTEGDRWLERMGLADWRLAKVETLSKGMQQKVQFITTVVHKPDLLILDEPQSGLDPVNQEVLRDTILAARDEGRTVIFSTHNMEQAEQLCEHVCIIAGGRKVLDGRLRDIRRENLGRRYGVEFDGETPTATAFMSAAGRYGQAERKGEGWEIDLPDAVQPRDYVAALNDLDAPLMRFERVQPSLHEIFVRNVGDAAQPQRRPEVAHV from the coding sequence ATGGCTCACGCACTTCTCCTGGACGGCGTCTCCAAGCGGTACGCCGGCCACACCGCGGTCGACAACCTCTGCCTGGAGGTGCCGCCGGGCACCATCTACGGCATCCTGGGGCCCAACGGCGCCGGCAAGTCCAGCACGCTCCGCATGGTGATGAACATCATCATCCGCGACTCCGGCACCGTCTCCCTCCTGGGCGCGGACCCGGAGCGGGACCGCTCGGTGCTGCGCCGCGTGGGCTACCTGCCCGAGGAGCGCGGCCTGTACCGGAAGATGCGCGTGCTGGACGTGATCGTCTTCTTCGCGGAGCTCAAGGGGCTGGACCGCCGCACCGCGCGCACCGAGGGCGACCGTTGGCTGGAGCGCATGGGCCTGGCGGACTGGCGCCTGGCCAAGGTGGAGACGCTCAGCAAGGGCATGCAGCAGAAGGTGCAGTTCATCACCACCGTGGTCCACAAGCCCGACCTGCTGATCCTGGACGAGCCGCAGAGCGGCCTGGACCCGGTGAACCAGGAGGTGCTGCGCGACACCATCCTCGCCGCGCGCGACGAGGGGCGGACGGTGATCTTCAGCACGCACAACATGGAGCAGGCCGAGCAGCTCTGCGAGCACGTGTGCATCATCGCCGGGGGGCGCAAGGTGCTGGACGGGCGGCTGCGCGACATCCGCCGCGAGAACCTGGGGCGGCGCTACGGGGTGGAGTTCGACGGCGAGACGCCCACGGCCACGGCGTTCATGTCCGCCGCGGGCCGCTACGGCCAGGCGGAGCGGAAGGGCGAGGGCTGGGAGATCGACCTGCCCGACGCGGTGCAGCCGCGCGACTACGTGGCCGCCCTGAACGACCTGGACGCGCCGCTCATGCGCTTCGAGCGCGTGCAGCCGTCGCTCCACGAGATCTTCGTCCGCAACGTAGGCGACGCCGCCCAGCCCCAGCGCCGCCCGGAGGTGGCCCATGTCTGA